A region from the Palaemon carinicauda isolate YSFRI2023 chromosome 9, ASM3689809v2, whole genome shotgun sequence genome encodes:
- the LOC137646845 gene encoding blastula protease 10-like, translated as MKFLYIICVILMHLLYRPQVTDGQALLTNNTTTNTPSTQQPSDGLSVPNDIGTTPTQRPSTQDLANDTGTNAPSTTEPPDSESFANVTNISVSSTQQPNGEDLANNTVTVASSIQQPSTTLPAEHEPWRKSTYKKPNWEWKDLNFIVTIKVPDQEDTLKKNLLYVTSQWTLGTCILFILSPEHDRPDLVFRRAAECTADYGTPISSRVIHVNDSCISEQHLSHYLGHYLGLIDEQRRPDRDEYIQLVRTDLSPLEQKLMTKFSNPDASLYNTEYDFSSIMHIAPRSIDEGSKAIFRTKDPRFRGIPGRDFNPSHRDYFRVNSIHGCQERLQERCGVPAGTCKNGGFLTPWCICECSPGTEGDNCETQKGGYYDAFVSTCQQVVTENGTLIRSQIDGNPSETAWCLFEIKAPKHHLIEIVFEFKEPPEKVKATARCQGSLLSITEVKSEEISEAVICGEDFKRLQIYWSTTSEVEIFYDIRNTTGHREFAATVTFREVESHPPILPDPPVQVTFRIPTGEEATESDTATDILSDADSEGYIATLPGASASSASATTRVPSTEASAIKDASKTGRAAASVGSILICFFIVELYLGL; from the exons ATGAAGTTTCTCTACATCATCTGCGTTATTTTGATGCATCTTTTATATCGTCCCCAA GTAACCGATGGTCAGGCCCTCCTTACAAACAACACCACGACCAACACACCTTCAACGCAGCAACCATCTGATGGACTAAGTGTTCCAAACGATATTGGGACCACGCCAACGCAACGACCATCTACCCAAGACCTTGCTAATGACACAGGCACCAATGCACCTTCAACAACAGAGCCACCAGATAGTGAATCCTTTGCTAACGTCACTAACATCAGTGTATCTTCGACACAACAACCGAATGGCGAAGATCTTGCTAACAACACTGTGACTGTTGCATCTTCAATACAGCAACCATCTACTACACTCCCTGCAGAGCACGAGCCTTGGAGAAAGAGCACTTACAAGAAACCAAATTGGGAATGGAAAGATCTTAACTTTATTGTAACCATCAAAGTACCTGACCAGG AGGATACGCTGAAAAAGAACTTACTCTACGTCACAAGTCAATGGACACTGGGAACTTGCATTTTGTTCATCTTATCACCTG AACATGATAGACCAGACTTGGTGTTCAGACGAGCGGCGGAATGTACGGCTGACTACGGCACTCCAATATCCTCCAGAGTAATACACGTGAACGACAGCTGTATTTCG GAACAACACCTAAGCCACTATCTGGGCCACTACCTCGGCTTGATCGATGAGCAGAGAAGACCGGACAGAGACGAATACATTCAGTTGGTGCGAACGGATTTGTCTCCCCTAGAGCAAAAACTTATGACGAAGTTTTCGAATCCTGATGCGAGCCTTTATAATACAGAGTATGACTTTTCTTCAATCATGCACATAGCACCAAGG TCAATCGATGAAGGCAGTAAGGCCATTTTCCGCACCAAAGATCCCAGATTCCGTGGTATTCCAGGCAGGGATTTTAATCCTAGCCACAGGGACTACTTCCGTGTGAACTCTATACACGGCTGTCAGG AACGATTACAGGAAAGGTGCGGTGTCCCAGCAGGCACTTGTAAGAACGGAGGCTTTCTGACACCCTGGTGCATATGCGAATGTTCTCCTGGAACAGAAGGCGATAACTGCGAGACACAAAAGGGCGGTTATTATG atGCTTTTGTGTCAACATGCCAACAGGTCGTAACGGAGAATGGGACTTTAATCCGATCTCAAATCGATGGTAATCCTTCCGAAA CTGCTTGGTGTTTGTTTGAAATCAAAGCGCCAAAACACCACCTGATTGAAATAGTTTTCGAGTTCAAAGAGCCTCCAGAGAAAGTAAAGGCAACTGCGCGCTGTCAGGGCTCGCTGTTAAGTATAACAGAGGTCAAATCGGAAGAAATCAGCGAAGCCGT AATATGTGGCGAAGACTTCAAGCGATTACAAATCTACTGGTCCACAACGAGCGAGGTGGAAATCTTCTACGATATTCGAAACACCACTGGACATAGAGAATTTGCAGCTACTGTCACATTTCGCGAAGTGGAATCTCACCCACCGATATTACCAGATCCTCCCGTTCAAGTAACCTTTCGCATTCCCACTGGCGAAGAAGCGACTGAAAGTGACACAGCTACTGATATTTTAAGTGATGCGGATTCGGAAGGGTATATTGCTACTTTACCAGGCGCTTCCGCTAGTTCCGCTTCAGCCACTACTAGAGTCCCGTCAACTGAAGCTTCTGCTATTAAAGATGCGTCGAAAACTGGTCGAGCTGCAGCGAGTGTGGGTTCCATCCTAATTTGCTTTTTCATCGTAGAACTTTATTTAGGTTTGTAA